One Paroedura picta isolate Pp20150507F chromosome 3, Ppicta_v3.0, whole genome shotgun sequence genomic window carries:
- the DDX39A gene encoding ATP-dependent RNA helicase DDX39A isoform X2, with product MDVLCQAKSGMGKTAVFVLATLQQIEPLDGQVSVLVMCHTRELAFQISKEYERFSKYMSSVKVSVFFGGLSIKKDEEVLKKNCPHIVVGTPGRILALVRNKTLNLRNVKHFILDECDKMLEQLDMRSDVQQIFQLTPHEKQCMMFSATLSKEIRPVCRKFMQDPMEVFVDDETKLTLHGLQQYYVKLKDTEKNRKLFDLLDVLEFNQVVIFVKSVQRCMALAQLLVEQNFPAIAIHRGMSQEERLSRYQQFKDFQRRILVATNLFGRGMDIERVNIVFNYDMPEDSDTYLHRVARAGRFGTKGLAVTFVSDEGDAKILNEVQDRFEVNVAELPEEIDISSYIEQSR from the exons ATGGATGTGTTATGCCAAGCCAAATCGGGCATGGGCAAAACGGCTGTCTTCGTATTGGCCACTCTGCAGCAGATTGAACCGTTAGATGGGCAG GTGTCTGTGTTGGTGATGTGCCACACCCGGGAGCTGGCCTTTCAGATCAGCAAGGAATATGAGCGCTTTTCCAAGTATATGTCTTCTGTCAAG GTATCCGTCTTCTTCGGGGGCCTTTCCATCAAGAAGGATGAAGAGGTGCTGAAGAAAAATTGCCCGCATATTGTGGTGGGGACCCCAGGCCGTATTCTAGCTTTGGTACGCAACAAGACCCTAAATCTGCGGAATGTCAAGCATTTTATATTGGACGAGTGCGACAAGATGCTAGAGCAACTGG atATGCGTTCTGATGTGCAGCAGATCTTTCAGCTGACACCCCATGAGAAGCAATGCATGATGTTTAGTGCCACCTTGAGCAAAGAGATCCGACCCGTCTGCAGGAAGTTCATGCAGGAT CCCATGGAAGTGTTTGTGGATGATGAGACCAAGCTGACTCTGCATGGCTTACAGCAGTACTATGTGAAGCTGAAGGACACGGAGAAAAACCGCAAGCTCTTTGACTTGCTGGATGTGCTGGAGTTCAACCAG GTTGTCATATTTGTGAAATCAGTGCAACGTTGCATGGCACTTGCCCAGCTCCTGGTTGAGCAGAACTTCCCTGCCATTGCCATTCACAGGGGCATGTCTCAGGAAGAGAG GCTCTCACGGTACCAGCAATTCAAGGACTTCCAGCGTCGAATCCTCGTGGCCACTAATCTTTTTGGCCGGGGAATGGATATTGAGCGGGTCAACATCGTCTTCAATTACGACATGCCTGAGGATTCTGATACCTATCTACACAGG GTGGCCCGAGCTGGGCGCTTTGGCACAAAAGGCTTGGCTGTGACCTTCGTGTCTGATGAAGGTGATGCCAAAATCCTCAATGAAGTTCAGGATCGCTTTGAGGTGAATGTggctgagctccctgaagagatcgaCATCTCCTCATATA TTGAGCAAAGCCGGTAG
- the DDX39A gene encoding ATP-dependent RNA helicase DDX39A isoform X1 — translation MAEQDVENELLDYEEDEEPQAVTDATSIPAKKDVKGSYVSIHSSGFRDFLLKPELLRAIVDCGFEHPSEVQHECIPQAILGMDVLCQAKSGMGKTAVFVLATLQQIEPLDGQVSVLVMCHTRELAFQISKEYERFSKYMSSVKVSVFFGGLSIKKDEEVLKKNCPHIVVGTPGRILALVRNKTLNLRNVKHFILDECDKMLEQLDMRSDVQQIFQLTPHEKQCMMFSATLSKEIRPVCRKFMQDPMEVFVDDETKLTLHGLQQYYVKLKDTEKNRKLFDLLDVLEFNQVVIFVKSVQRCMALAQLLVEQNFPAIAIHRGMSQEERLSRYQQFKDFQRRILVATNLFGRGMDIERVNIVFNYDMPEDSDTYLHRVARAGRFGTKGLAVTFVSDEGDAKILNEVQDRFEVNVAELPEEIDISSYIEQSR, via the exons ATGGCTGAACAGGATGTGGAGAATGAGTTGCTGGACTATGAGGAAGATGAAGAGCCTCAGGCAGTGACGGACGCAACCTCCATCCCTGCCAAAAAGGATGTGAAGGGCTCCTATGTCTCCATCCACAGTTCTGGTTTCCGAGACTTCCTTCTGAAGCCAGAGCTCCTCCGTGCCATTGTGGACTGCGGCTTTGAGCATCCGTCAGAAG TGCAGCATGAATGCATTCCACAGGCTATCTTGGGCATGGATGTGTTATGCCAAGCCAAATCGGGCATGGGCAAAACGGCTGTCTTCGTATTGGCCACTCTGCAGCAGATTGAACCGTTAGATGGGCAG GTGTCTGTGTTGGTGATGTGCCACACCCGGGAGCTGGCCTTTCAGATCAGCAAGGAATATGAGCGCTTTTCCAAGTATATGTCTTCTGTCAAG GTATCCGTCTTCTTCGGGGGCCTTTCCATCAAGAAGGATGAAGAGGTGCTGAAGAAAAATTGCCCGCATATTGTGGTGGGGACCCCAGGCCGTATTCTAGCTTTGGTACGCAACAAGACCCTAAATCTGCGGAATGTCAAGCATTTTATATTGGACGAGTGCGACAAGATGCTAGAGCAACTGG atATGCGTTCTGATGTGCAGCAGATCTTTCAGCTGACACCCCATGAGAAGCAATGCATGATGTTTAGTGCCACCTTGAGCAAAGAGATCCGACCCGTCTGCAGGAAGTTCATGCAGGAT CCCATGGAAGTGTTTGTGGATGATGAGACCAAGCTGACTCTGCATGGCTTACAGCAGTACTATGTGAAGCTGAAGGACACGGAGAAAAACCGCAAGCTCTTTGACTTGCTGGATGTGCTGGAGTTCAACCAG GTTGTCATATTTGTGAAATCAGTGCAACGTTGCATGGCACTTGCCCAGCTCCTGGTTGAGCAGAACTTCCCTGCCATTGCCATTCACAGGGGCATGTCTCAGGAAGAGAG GCTCTCACGGTACCAGCAATTCAAGGACTTCCAGCGTCGAATCCTCGTGGCCACTAATCTTTTTGGCCGGGGAATGGATATTGAGCGGGTCAACATCGTCTTCAATTACGACATGCCTGAGGATTCTGATACCTATCTACACAGG GTGGCCCGAGCTGGGCGCTTTGGCACAAAAGGCTTGGCTGTGACCTTCGTGTCTGATGAAGGTGATGCCAAAATCCTCAATGAAGTTCAGGATCGCTTTGAGGTGAATGTggctgagctccctgaagagatcgaCATCTCCTCATATA TTGAGCAAAGCCGGTAG